A region of Ictidomys tridecemlineatus isolate mIctTri1 chromosome 4, mIctTri1.hap1, whole genome shotgun sequence DNA encodes the following proteins:
- the Elf5 gene encoding ETS-related transcription factor Elf-5 isoform X1, with translation MTTSEDLSPAQPGGTNELRVMLDSVTHSTFLPNTSFCDPLMSWTDLFSNEEYYPAFEHQTACDSYWTSVPPEYWTKRHVWEWLQFCCDQYKLDANCISFCHFNISGLQLCSMTQEEFVEAAGICGEYLYFILQNIRTQGYSFFNDTEETKATIKDYADSNCLKTSGIKSQECHSHSRTSLQSSHLWEFVRDLLLSPEENCGILEWEDREQGIFRVVKSEALAKMWGQRKKNDRMTYEKLSRALRYYYKTGILERVDRRLVYKFGKNAHGWQEDKL, from the exons ATGACAACATCGGAGGACCTGAGTCCAGCCCAGCCTGGTGGGACAAATGAGCTGAG GGTGATGTTGGACTCGGTGACACACAGCACCTTCCTGCCCAACACGTCCTTCTGCGACCCCCTGATGTCGTGGACTGATCTGTTCAGCAATGAAGAGTATTATCCTGCCTTTGAGCATCAAACAG CCTGTGATTCCTACTGGACATCAGTCCCCCCTGAATACTGGACTAAGCGCCACGTCTGGGAATGGCTCCAGTTCTGCTGTGACCAGTACAAGTTGGACGCCAACTGCATCTCCTTCTGCCACTTCAACATCAGTGGCCTGCAGCTGTGCAGCATGACACAGGAGGAGTTTGTGGAGGCCGCTGGCATCTGTGGGGAGTACCTGTACTTCATCCTCCAGAACATCCGCACACAAG gTTACTCCTTTTTCAACGACACTGAAGAGACCAAGGCCACCATCAAAGACT ATGCTGATTCCAACTGCTTGAAAACAAGTGGCATCAAAAGCCAAGAGTGTCACAGTCACAGTCGAACAA GCCTCCAAAGTTCTCATCTCTGGGAATTTGTGCGAGACTTGCTGCTATCTCCTGAAGAAAACTGTGGCATTCTGGAATGGGAAGACAGGGAACAAGGTATTTTTCGGGTTGTTAAATCAGAAGccctggcaaagatgtggggacaaaggaagaaaaacGACAGAATGACATACGAAAAGTTGAGCAGAGCTCTAAG ATACTACTATAAAACAGGGATTTTGGAGCGGGTTGACCGAAGGTTAGTGtacaaatttggaaaaaatgCACACGGATGGCAAGAGGACAAACTGTGA
- the Elf5 gene encoding ETS-related transcription factor Elf-5 isoform X3, with the protein MTTSEDLSPAQPGGTNELRVMLDSVTHSTFLPNTSFCDPLMSWTDLFSNEEYYPAFEHQTGYSFFNDTEETKATIKDYADSNCLKTSGIKSQECHSHSRTSLQSSHLWEFVRDLLLSPEENCGILEWEDREQGIFRVVKSEALAKMWGQRKKNDRMTYEKLSRALRYYYKTGILERVDRRLVYKFGKNAHGWQEDKL; encoded by the exons ATGACAACATCGGAGGACCTGAGTCCAGCCCAGCCTGGTGGGACAAATGAGCTGAG GGTGATGTTGGACTCGGTGACACACAGCACCTTCCTGCCCAACACGTCCTTCTGCGACCCCCTGATGTCGTGGACTGATCTGTTCAGCAATGAAGAGTATTATCCTGCCTTTGAGCATCAAACAG gTTACTCCTTTTTCAACGACACTGAAGAGACCAAGGCCACCATCAAAGACT ATGCTGATTCCAACTGCTTGAAAACAAGTGGCATCAAAAGCCAAGAGTGTCACAGTCACAGTCGAACAA GCCTCCAAAGTTCTCATCTCTGGGAATTTGTGCGAGACTTGCTGCTATCTCCTGAAGAAAACTGTGGCATTCTGGAATGGGAAGACAGGGAACAAGGTATTTTTCGGGTTGTTAAATCAGAAGccctggcaaagatgtggggacaaaggaagaaaaacGACAGAATGACATACGAAAAGTTGAGCAGAGCTCTAAG ATACTACTATAAAACAGGGATTTTGGAGCGGGTTGACCGAAGGTTAGTGtacaaatttggaaaaaatgCACACGGATGGCAAGAGGACAAACTGTGA
- the Elf5 gene encoding ETS-related transcription factor Elf-5 isoform X2 — MLDSVTHSTFLPNTSFCDPLMSWTDLFSNEEYYPAFEHQTACDSYWTSVPPEYWTKRHVWEWLQFCCDQYKLDANCISFCHFNISGLQLCSMTQEEFVEAAGICGEYLYFILQNIRTQGYSFFNDTEETKATIKDYADSNCLKTSGIKSQECHSHSRTSLQSSHLWEFVRDLLLSPEENCGILEWEDREQGIFRVVKSEALAKMWGQRKKNDRMTYEKLSRALRYYYKTGILERVDRRLVYKFGKNAHGWQEDKL, encoded by the exons ATGTTGGACTCGGTGACACACAGCACCTTCCTGCCCAACACGTCCTTCTGCGACCCCCTGATGTCGTGGACTGATCTGTTCAGCAATGAAGAGTATTATCCTGCCTTTGAGCATCAAACAG CCTGTGATTCCTACTGGACATCAGTCCCCCCTGAATACTGGACTAAGCGCCACGTCTGGGAATGGCTCCAGTTCTGCTGTGACCAGTACAAGTTGGACGCCAACTGCATCTCCTTCTGCCACTTCAACATCAGTGGCCTGCAGCTGTGCAGCATGACACAGGAGGAGTTTGTGGAGGCCGCTGGCATCTGTGGGGAGTACCTGTACTTCATCCTCCAGAACATCCGCACACAAG gTTACTCCTTTTTCAACGACACTGAAGAGACCAAGGCCACCATCAAAGACT ATGCTGATTCCAACTGCTTGAAAACAAGTGGCATCAAAAGCCAAGAGTGTCACAGTCACAGTCGAACAA GCCTCCAAAGTTCTCATCTCTGGGAATTTGTGCGAGACTTGCTGCTATCTCCTGAAGAAAACTGTGGCATTCTGGAATGGGAAGACAGGGAACAAGGTATTTTTCGGGTTGTTAAATCAGAAGccctggcaaagatgtggggacaaaggaagaaaaacGACAGAATGACATACGAAAAGTTGAGCAGAGCTCTAAG ATACTACTATAAAACAGGGATTTTGGAGCGGGTTGACCGAAGGTTAGTGtacaaatttggaaaaaatgCACACGGATGGCAAGAGGACAAACTGTGA